The Streptococcus sp. 29896 genome includes a region encoding these proteins:
- a CDS encoding helicase HerA-like domain-containing protein, translated as MSQTIAFGYGKTIAEIPLKRLNRHGIIAGATGTGKTVTLKVLAEQLSDAGIPVFLADIKGDLTSLAAENSKEIDPGRLEATQYGDYQPAAYPVELWDVLGQEGIPVRMTISEMGPVLLTRILGLNETQESILNIIFSVADQEGLLLLDLMDLRAMLNYVAENAEELSKYYGNIPARSVGAILRSLVVLEQQGGNQFFGEPSLEIADLMRTSSDGRGVINILNAKDLFNQPTLYSTVLLSLLTELYESLPEEGDLDKPKLVFFFDEAHVLFKDAPKVLLEKIELIVRLIRSKGVGVFFVTQNPTDIPDSVAAQLGNRIQHGLRAFTPKELKTVTTVAETFRQEEGLDLAKVIQELQVGEAVVSTLQEDGTPSLADRVLIYPPKSLLGTVEPTTVLNLINKSSLLDKYAEMVDRQSAHEQITALTQEKEAALLQAAEEAEKKKQAEKEAKEAEKEAQAAAKAQEKAEKAAQKASQSTSRRTDSTMDRFTKNLMSQVGREVGRVVTRGILGMLKGK; from the coding sequence ATGTCACAAACAATTGCCTTTGGTTATGGTAAAACAATCGCAGAAATTCCCTTGAAACGACTTAATCGGCACGGGATTATAGCTGGAGCAACAGGGACGGGTAAAACGGTGACCCTTAAAGTCTTGGCAGAGCAGTTGAGTGATGCAGGGATTCCAGTATTTCTGGCCGATATAAAGGGAGACTTGACTAGTCTGGCGGCGGAAAACAGCAAGGAGATTGACCCAGGCCGTTTGGAAGCAACGCAGTATGGTGACTACCAGCCAGCAGCCTATCCAGTTGAATTGTGGGATGTCTTGGGCCAGGAGGGAATTCCTGTTCGCATGACGATTTCAGAGATGGGTCCTGTCTTGTTGACCAGAATTTTGGGACTAAACGAAACCCAGGAAAGTATTTTGAACATCATCTTTAGTGTAGCAGATCAGGAAGGTCTACTCTTGCTTGATTTGATGGACTTGCGGGCTATGCTTAACTACGTGGCTGAAAATGCTGAAGAGCTCAGCAAGTATTATGGTAATATCCCAGCTCGCTCAGTTGGAGCCATTCTTCGTAGCCTGGTGGTTTTGGAACAGCAAGGTGGCAATCAATTCTTTGGTGAACCAAGTTTGGAAATTGCTGACTTGATGCGCACTAGCTCAGATGGTCGTGGAGTCATTAACATTCTCAATGCCAAGGACCTCTTTAATCAACCCACACTCTATTCAACTGTTTTGCTCAGTCTGTTGACAGAACTTTATGAAAGTTTACCAGAAGAAGGGGATTTGGACAAACCAAAATTAGTATTCTTCTTTGACGAAGCCCACGTGCTCTTCAAAGATGCACCAAAGGTTCTATTGGAAAAAATTGAACTGATTGTTCGACTGATTCGTTCCAAGGGTGTGGGTGTCTTCTTTGTTACTCAAAATCCGACAGACATTCCAGATAGCGTGGCAGCACAGTTGGGAAACCGCATCCAACACGGTCTTCGTGCTTTTACGCCAAAAGAGCTCAAGACGGTGACAACAGTGGCTGAGACCTTCCGCCAAGAAGAGGGTCTTGATTTAGCCAAAGTCATTCAGGAATTGCAGGTAGGGGAAGCAGTGGTTTCCACCTTGCAGGAGGACGGAACTCCGAGTCTGGCAGATCGAGTTCTTATCTATCCACCTAAGAGTCTTTTGGGAACTGTAGAGCCAACAACAGTCTTGAACCTGATTAACAAATCCAGTCTTCTGGACAAGTATGCTGAGATGGTGGACCGCCAATCGGCCCATGAACAGATCACAGCTCTGACGCAGGAGAAAGAGGCTGCCCTCCTTCAAGCTGCTGAGGAAGCGGAAAAGAAAAAGCAGGCTGAAAAGGAAGCCAAAGAAGCAGAAAAAGAAGCACAGGCAGCGGCAAAAGCCCAAGAAAAAGCGGAGAAAGCTGCTCAAAAAGCTAGCCAGTCAACCAGTCGCAGAACTGATTCAACTATGGACCGTTTTACTAAAAATCTGATGAGTCAGGTCGGTAGAGAGGTAGGGCGCGTGGTGACCCGAGGTATTTTGGGCATGTTAAAAGGGAAATAA